In the Clostridia bacterium genome, one interval contains:
- a CDS encoding ABC transporter ATP-binding protein, which translates to MGADIIKIENISFGYGRINVLDGVSTTIKDGDFLGIVGPNGSGKSTLLKIFLGLLKPQKGTIKVFDTDINKFNQWGKIGYIPQKATSFNQGFPATVEEVVSANLYPMVGLAGRTGKIHREKVDEALRTVDMLEFKKRIIGRLSGGQQQRVFIAKSLVSNPRVIFMDEPTVGIDQKSEESFYELMDSLNKNRGITLVIVTHDIGAIDKRVNRVLCLSEGKLLEHDCAINQGADIFKEAYENHNRAQITHRH; encoded by the coding sequence ATGGGAGCAGATATTATAAAAATTGAGAACATAAGCTTCGGGTATGGCAGAATTAATGTGCTGGATGGAGTAAGTACTACCATCAAAGACGGAGATTTTTTGGGAATAGTAGGCCCCAATGGTTCGGGTAAAAGTACGCTGCTTAAGATTTTTCTGGGATTGCTAAAACCTCAGAAAGGGACTATAAAGGTTTTTGATACTGATATCAATAAATTCAACCAATGGGGCAAGATTGGATATATACCACAGAAAGCCACTTCCTTCAACCAAGGCTTTCCGGCAACTGTAGAGGAAGTGGTCTCGGCTAATCTTTATCCTATGGTAGGTTTGGCAGGGCGTACGGGTAAAATCCACCGGGAGAAGGTGGATGAAGCACTTCGGACTGTGGATATGCTGGAGTTTAAGAAAAGGATTATAGGAAGGCTTTCCGGAGGCCAGCAGCAGAGGGTATTCATAGCTAAATCCCTGGTCAGCAATCCACGGGTAATATTTATGGATGAACCTACAGTCGGAATAGACCAGAAATCAGAGGAAAGCTTTTATGAGCTGATGGATTCTCTGAATAAAAACAGAGGAATTACGTTGGTAATTGTTACTCATGATATAGGCGCTATTGATAAGAGAGTCAACAGGGTATTGTGCTTATCCGAGGGAAAACTTCTTGAGCATGACTGTGCAATAAATCAAGGTGCAGATATATTCAAAGAAGCCTATGAAAATCACAACAGGGCTCAAATAACTCACAGACATTAG
- a CDS encoding metal ABC transporter permease encodes MLELLSFEFMQRAFAAGLLVAVICPLIGTFVVMRRLSMIGDTLSHASLAGIAAGMLGGFYPLWGALIFSLAAAIGVEQLRKRFSQYAELSISIVLSASIGLAVVLISLAKSFNADLLSYLFGSIIAVTMLDIYTILGLSIIILVSVWLLYKEFFYMAFDEEGAELAGIPVSTLNIYFTALTAMTIVVSMRVVGILMVSSLMVVPVACSLLISKSFKNTIFLSVVFALISVVVGLFTSYYFDLAPGGSIVLTSVFILLIVLTVKKIFRMQ; translated from the coding sequence ATGTTAGAATTGCTTAGTTTTGAATTCATGCAGAGGGCTTTTGCAGCGGGGCTCTTGGTAGCAGTGATATGTCCGCTTATTGGAACCTTTGTTGTTATGAGAAGGTTGTCCATGATAGGCGATACACTTTCCCACGCATCTCTTGCCGGTATTGCCGCAGGTATGCTTGGAGGATTTTATCCTTTGTGGGGGGCACTGATTTTTTCTTTGGCTGCTGCTATAGGTGTTGAGCAATTGAGAAAACGCTTTTCGCAATATGCGGAGCTTTCAATATCCATAGTGCTTTCGGCGAGCATAGGTCTGGCTGTTGTGTTAATCAGTCTTGCCAAATCCTTTAATGCAGATTTGCTAAGCTATCTGTTCGGCAGCATAATTGCGGTCACTATGCTTGATATATACACAATACTAGGTTTAAGTATCATCATACTGGTTTCGGTATGGCTGCTTTATAAGGAATTTTTCTATATGGCCTTTGATGAGGAGGGGGCGGAGCTTGCAGGAATACCTGTATCAACGCTGAATATATATTTTACAGCACTCACAGCCATGACAATTGTGGTTTCCATGAGGGTTGTCGGAATACTTATGGTATCCTCACTTATGGTTGTCCCCGTAGCCTGCAGCTTATTGATATCCAAAAGCTTTAAAAATACGATTTTCTTATCGGTGGTTTTTGCATTAATATCTGTGGTCGTAGGACTTTTTACATCCTACTATTTTGACCTTGCACCTGGAGGCTCTATCGTATTAACCTCTGTATTTATACTGCTTATTGTTTTGACTGTTAAAAAAATATTCAGAATGCAGTGA
- a CDS encoding Fur family transcriptional regulator, with amino-acid sequence MKDLSRIEEMLRGKGYKLTEQRRLIIEVFNESQRHYTAQEIFDLVREKLKGINFSTIYRNLELLSSLEIISKLHLESGISHYELCGLAHHHHIICKECGAMKEIDICPYASLGEEQLTSIGFRATDHKFEIYGYCSKCSLTKE; translated from the coding sequence ATGAAAGATTTGAGCAGGATTGAAGAGATGCTTAGAGGTAAGGGTTATAAGCTAACTGAGCAGAGAAGGCTTATTATTGAGGTTTTTAATGAAAGTCAGAGACATTATACTGCACAGGAGATATTTGATCTTGTGAGGGAAAAATTGAAGGGGATTAATTTTTCCACCATTTACAGGAACCTTGAATTATTAAGCTCATTGGAGATAATAAGCAAGCTGCACCTGGAAAGCGGTATAAGCCATTATGAGCTTTGTGGACTGGCGCACCACCACCATATAATTTGCAAGGAATGCGGAGCGATGAAGGAAATTGATATTTGCCCTTATGCAAGCCTTGGGGAGGAGCAGCTAACGTCTATAGGCTTCAGAGCTACCGACCATAAATTCGAGATTTATGGCTACTGCAGCAAATGTAGTCTGACAAAGGAGTAA
- a CDS encoding S41 family peptidase, whose translation MISKRTAFLWAIILVIVTAFSTFIAANTVAISMGNKVVIAKEDFQTVKSMDKLLGLKEYIKGNYVEGADDDKLIEGAIKGMFESLSDPYSVYMTKDEFKNFNESTKGSYGGIGVIVTRSEDGYVTVVAPIEDTPGERAGLKTNDKIIKVDDKDIIGIELEAAVTLMKGKKGSPVTLTVMRDDIKEPQVFKITREEIILKTVKSNMMDNNVGYIRISMFDEDTGGEFKKALTALEEKKMKSLVIDLRQNPGGFINQCVEVADELLDEGLIVYTEDKSKKREDYKSKSGKIDVPFVILIDEGSASASEIVSGAVKDRKAGLLIGTKSFGKGLVQSIEQLKDGSGMKLTTQKYYTPNGISINKIGIQPDIEVKALETRSGQKPEEVKDVQLERAIEELLKQTR comes from the coding sequence ATGATAAGTAAAAGGACAGCATTTTTGTGGGCAATAATATTAGTAATTGTTACAGCTTTCAGCACCTTTATCGCTGCGAATACGGTCGCTATAAGTATGGGGAACAAAGTAGTAATAGCAAAGGAAGATTTTCAAACGGTTAAAAGCATGGATAAGCTTTTGGGGCTTAAGGAATATATCAAGGGCAACTATGTTGAAGGAGCAGATGATGATAAGCTTATAGAGGGCGCAATCAAAGGAATGTTCGAATCCCTGAGCGACCCATATTCTGTGTATATGACCAAAGATGAATTCAAGAATTTCAATGAGTCTACCAAAGGCTCCTATGGTGGCATCGGAGTTATTGTCACCAGAAGTGAGGATGGTTATGTGACGGTTGTTGCTCCGATAGAGGATACTCCCGGAGAAAGAGCCGGACTTAAAACCAATGATAAGATTATAAAGGTTGATGATAAGGATATAATCGGGATTGAGTTGGAGGCAGCAGTTACTCTGATGAAGGGTAAAAAAGGCTCTCCGGTCACTTTGACTGTAATGAGGGATGACATAAAAGAACCTCAGGTGTTTAAGATAACAAGAGAAGAAATCATACTGAAAACAGTAAAAAGCAATATGATGGATAATAATGTCGGTTACATAAGGATAAGCATGTTCGATGAGGATACCGGCGGCGAGTTCAAGAAGGCTTTAACTGCTCTTGAGGAAAAGAAGATGAAGAGCTTGGTAATAGATTTGAGGCAGAATCCGGGAGGCTTCATAAATCAATGCGTTGAGGTAGCTGATGAACTGCTGGATGAGGGTTTAATAGTTTATACAGAGGATAAGAGTAAGAAAAGGGAAGATTACAAGTCCAAGAGCGGTAAGATTGATGTGCCCTTTGTTATTCTAATAGATGAGGGGAGCGCCAGTGCATCTGAAATAGTGTCCGGAGCAGTAAAGGATAGGAAAGCAGGGCTTTTGATAGGTACAAAGAGCTTTGGCAAAGGTTTGGTCCAATCAATTGAACAGCTGAAGGACGGCTCAGGTATGAAGCTCACTACTCAGAAGTATTATACTCCCAACGGCATAAGCATCAATAAGATAGGAATACAGCCTGATATAGAGGTTAAAGCATTAGAGACAAGATCTGGTCAGAAGCCTGAGGAGGTAAAGGACGTACAGCTTGAAAGAGCTATAGAGGAGCTGCTCAAACAGACAAGGTGA